The window AACGCCAAAGCAACATTAACATACTTGAAACATAAAGGACTTTCAAGAAATTCAAACTATATCTTGCATAAAACCAATTACTccttccgttccaatttatgtgaacatgtttgactgaacacgaagtttaagaaaaaatgaatacTTTTGAAAtgtgtggtcctaaacaagtcaaaaaggagtccaaagtatttgtgtggttataaaagtttctcattaagggtagacttgtaagtttaagctaaattgttaccaaatttagaaaggggtcattctttttagaacggaccaaaaaggaaataggttcacataaattagaacagAGGGAGTAGTACTTATATAGAAGAAACTTCTTGTGCGCTTTTGGCTTGACTCCAATTTGCGGACTAATCCAAAACACCGGGGTGTATGCAAGGGCGAAGCTACACTTTGGTGAGGTGGTTAATTGACCACCCTTTGTCGAAAAATTACACTAcgtatataagtaaaatattaggtttAGAGGTATaaaacatatattgaacaccttTTGGCGAAATTGTTTtgcttcttttaaatttgaacacccttagAGAAATTCCTGGCTTCGCCGTTGGGAGTATGGACCCGCCCCTCTTCCTTTGAACTTAATACTCTATAAGATTTTATTTATGGCAGCGTTCGAATGTATGTGCACCTAAGCCACACATTGCTGTATACTTAATACTGAACCAAAGCTAGAGGCCCTTAATTTAATTGATTGAAAGTAACCGATAAGCGTCAACTATTGAAAATTACTTTCAAGTGCTATAATTGATTCTATGAAGAAACAACTACGTATATAAATAGAAAAATTGAAACGATAATGGAATCGTGACAATGAAGGTAAGAGATGATGTTACTTCCAGAAGCTCAAGGACTTAATGTTCCAACAACTTAAGTGTCAATGTCATAGGAGTCAGCAAGGAATCAGTATAAAACCAGAATATAATTTGTGCAAACAGCAATCATGACAAAAGAAAGCCAATGGGGGAAAGAATGAATTTACCAAATGCCACAAGGGCATGCTATCCAGATCAGCCATGTaggaagacttcaacttggactTTTTCATCATACGTATGACCCAAAATGTTGCCACAAGTGTAACAAGATCTAGAAGAAAGTGTATAGGTGCTGACATGATGTAACCACAAAACAATCTTACACCTAAAAATATCTCTGTAACCACTTGAGTCTTCAATGAAATGCCTAATCACAGCAGCAGAATGAAATATGATCATCAGATGAATGGTATCATAATAACATGTTTGATTATATACTAAGTAACATTTAGAATCAGGAGCTAATTTACCAGAGCAAGTCTTGAGGGTAGACAACTTGTAAATCAAACATAAGAGTCCAACGAAATGAACAAACTCTGCCAAAACGAAGAAGTGATTGTGTTTTTTTATGAAGAACTTGAGAATCACCACTAAAGCCAATGATGTGACGACACCTAAGAAAATCTTAACATTTTTTGACTGCCTTCGCACCCATAAGAAGAGCTTTTTGACTGGCATTTGCAACTCCTTCTCACCCATTTCTCTTTGCACTTTCTTGATCTCTTCTCAAATTGAAAAAGTTCATGAGAAAACAGTGACTATGTATACTTCCTCCTCTATTACATGTGGAATAGCAGAAATATTTGACACGAGAGCTCGACCAATCATTAGTTGACACGTTGTTTTAGTGGTCATCCCTGTAACACATTGATGGACATTGGAGTAGAAGACTCATCGCTCATGTGAGAGCAACTTCAGCTCAGACTAATAATTACTATAACGCAATTTGAATTGAATATCAAGGAAAATAGCCATTGGACATTAATGAATGTGTCTGCCATTGATACTTTATTACTACTTCCCATAAGTCGGGCTTAAGAAACTCTTCTTGCCTATCACCCCCATTGACTTTTCGGATATGGTGATAATGGAAAAGCATATAACTAAAATATTCAACTGGAATTATTTATGAACAaattagaaaaatcagaaattttgGTTCAAACATTGCATATATAGGACAAAAATATACTCCTTCTATCACCGTTTCTCCCCCCTCAAACTTTTTACATCATTTATTGGAGTAAGGATTGACTCCATCTTGTTTTTGCTGAGGACACTTACTTTAGACCAACTTGATTTGGCTAAACAACACTTAATTTTAGACTAGATGGTACATTTACTTGTAAAATCAGAAAATTGTCCTAATAATTTGTTTTCTAAGCGGAggcaaaaacactaggtgatttcttccgaTCTGTTCAAGTCTTGGTGGACAGAGTTACCTGGTACCTATTGCTGGTAGGAGGTGACATGCTATCATCTGGAATTAGTCGAGATGCACGCAAGCTGAATTAGAATATGctctattttctcaaaatatttcatGAAAGGAGTACTTTAGAGTACTACTCGATGTTAATTAGGGTACTGGAGCAGTCAATGTTACAGGGTAtgccttttatttatttatttatttatagaatATGATTTATTTCTACTACAAAGTGTTGAAAGGGTTTTTAATACTTGAAAAATGGAGTGTAGATAATTAATTACTGTCAGCAAGAAATGAGATCACGTGTTTAATGCATTGGTTTCCTCCATGGAGTAAGAAAAGGAACATAATCACATAATCATTTAGCCTTCGTTTTACACAAGGACTATATTATATTATTCTTGGAGAAATTCGATTTGATCTGGATCTGGAAGGGACCAACAAATAAGTAAGACATAATGGCAATATTTAGCTTGACTTGAACTCAATATGTGCGTGAGAAATAAATGCCTAATCACAAATGCTAGTGACTGTGGAATAAGATGAACGTCCAATCAATTTATTGCTCAAGCTAACTTGGAATCATTCTATAAATAATTGCAGCAGTTCAAACTTCATATTCACAAGTATGAAGTTTTGCGGTTCAAACTTGATATCACTAGTATGAAGTTTGGACTATTACAACTAAGCTTTAGACTGGTGGAAAAACTGATGACCGATTTATTAATACTGGAAACCTTATATTTCCAAAAATTAATCTAATTTTATTCCATAACAACAAGAGACGGTTCCAGCAAACATGTGATCTCCATCAATTTGATTAcgattttatttttctcttcatATAATATTTGATATAAGGGACGCGCTATACCACCTCTCTAAATGGATTTCCACCAAAAGATTACGAACCATCTCGTGTAGTCGTCAGTGATGGCCCTAGAAAAACAGgaccactactagaaattcggtaaataCCGATCAAAATTTTCCGACCAACATTGAtcggtcaaaaaaagcgaccaaagttggacgAAAACtgggagaaaaatattttacatttattttaaaaaaaatatcgaccaaagttggtcggtaatttggtCAACAAGTTAACCGAATtggtcagacttgcttagtcAAAGAAACTttcacattaccgaccaactttggtcggtaatgtgaacccaatttttaaaattttaatagttatattattatttaaaatattttataaaatttaaagaaattttatttaaaattaccgaccaaagttggtcggttaatgcaggggaagcatttaccgaccaactttggtcggtatattttaatttctggaaaataaccgaccaaagttggtcggttattaggtcaacattggtcaaaattaTGAATCACTTTTATATtcactatctaaataatataaatgtaatccgttaacacttttgtaatacaaataatgaatacactaatatatactataacatgctatatatgtagttaaagtagtacaacaaagcgtgttatatatatatatatatatatatatatatatataggtcaaacgttttgtttttaatattcaatgaTGCATCTAactaagttataagtcgatgaatcaatttagaaatagatatatttgatgataaattatatatactaattaggattttcacaagtctatccctaaaagaacccaaCCCTGTGGTAGACCGATATCCTCGAAATGAATCGGTTCAATGCAGCTATCCGTCCGGTTagcctttgtacagctttcacgctgtCTACGATAGTGATATCCTCGATCACCttaatcttatcggggttgatttcaattctccgatttgataccatgaaacCGAGGAATTTGCCTAAGccgaccccgaaggcacatttttcggggttaagtttcatgttgtacttcctcaagattttgaatgtttcctgcaaatgaatcaaatgattctctgcgcgcagggacttaactaacatatcatcaatataaacttccattgatttgcctatctgttcctcgaacattttattaactaggcgttggtatgtagctccaacattttttagcccgaagggcattacattgtaacaatatgttccaaacttagtgataaatgaggtcttctcctggtcctccaggttcatctgaatttgattgtacccagcgtaggcatcgagaaaggtaaggatctcgtggccggccatgaCATCGATCATGCGAACGATGTTAGGCAGTGAAAAAGGGTCTTTGGGGCTTGCCTTGTTTAAAtatttataatctacgcacattctaaatttgttccctttcttagggactacaactacgttggctaaccacttgaaatattttacctcccgaatggacccaaTTCTAAGAAGTTTAgctacctcatcctttatgaatgtaTGCTTCACCTCGGGCTGGAGCCTCTTTTTTTGCTTCACTGGTTTGAACCTGGGGTCGAGGTTCAATCTGTGTGT is drawn from Nicotiana tabacum cultivar K326 chromosome 22, ASM71507v2, whole genome shotgun sequence and contains these coding sequences:
- the LOC107772703 gene encoding uncharacterized protein LOC107772703, yielding MGEKELQMPVKKLFLWVRRQSKNVKIFLGVVTSLALVVILKFFIKKHNHFFVLAEFVHFVGLLCLIYKLSTLKTCSGISLKTQVVTEIFLGVRLFCGYIMSAPIHFLLDLVTLVATFWVIRMMKKSKLKSSYMADLDSMPLWHLMAPCAVVAILIHPHTRHSILTDVLWAFSSYLEAISVLPQLRLMQNVQIIEPFTAHYVFALGIQRFLTCAHWIVQVYDTSGAYLYLAGRGYLWIPMVFISEIVQTFILADFCYYYIKSVMSGQLLVRLPTPV